In Paenibacillus sp. FSL R7-0345, a single window of DNA contains:
- a CDS encoding sugar ABC transporter permease — protein sequence MKNRSKSMKLLPYLLVAPAVMILTIFYIYPILYNVYLSFFTWNMRGPMKFAGLDNYIELFKGRDFLGTLSNTLLYMVMDVTLVMVLAMLLALFLQKNTFINRFIQTLSFTPNIISLISVSLIWMWLMNTDTGLFNYLLSLIGAGPVGWLTDKQVALFSLVLVSVWKSVGFNALIITSALGSIPAHLYEAAALDNASKQSVFFQITLKMISPTLFFLILMNIIGSFQVFETINIMTQGGPANATNTLIFSIYKQSFEYYRVGYAAAMAVVLMAIVGLITIFYFKALNRRVHYR from the coding sequence ATGAAGAACCGTAGTAAGAGCATGAAGCTGCTGCCTTATCTGCTGGTTGCGCCGGCGGTGATGATCCTGACGATTTTTTACATCTATCCGATTCTCTATAACGTATATCTGAGCTTCTTCACCTGGAACATGCGCGGGCCGATGAAGTTCGCGGGACTGGATAATTATATCGAGCTGTTCAAGGGCCGTGATTTTCTCGGTACCCTGAGTAATACGCTGCTCTACATGGTGATGGATGTGACGCTGGTGATGGTGCTGGCTATGCTGTTGGCCCTCTTTTTGCAGAAAAATACCTTCATCAACCGCTTCATCCAGACACTGAGCTTCACGCCGAACATCATCTCCCTAATCTCAGTCTCGCTGATCTGGATGTGGCTGATGAATACGGATACCGGGCTGTTCAACTATCTGCTCTCCCTGATCGGGGCGGGGCCGGTGGGCTGGCTGACGGATAAGCAGGTGGCGTTATTTTCACTGGTGCTGGTGTCGGTGTGGAAGTCGGTCGGCTTCAATGCGCTGATTATCACCTCGGCCCTTGGCTCGATCCCCGCTCATCTGTATGAGGCTGCGGCGCTGGATAATGCATCGAAGCAGTCGGTCTTTTTCCAAATTACGCTCAAAATGATCTCCCCTACCCTGTTCTTTCTGATCCTGATGAACATCATCGGCTCCTTCCAGGTATTCGAGACGATCAACATCATGACCCAGGGCGGACCGGCGAATGCCACGAACACGCTGATCTTCAGTATCTACAAGCAGAGCTTTGAGTACTACCGGGTCGGTTATGCGGCGGCGATGGCGGTGGTGCTGATGGCTATAGTGGGGCTGATTACGATTTTCTACTTTAAGGCCCTTAACAGACGGGTCCATTACCGGTAA
- a CDS encoding ABC transporter ATP-binding protein: MSSIVLENVSKAYGDKSIIEGLNLTIESGSFTVLVGPSGCGKSTTLRMIAGLEEQTGGLISIGGKSMNQVEPGKRNLAMVFQNYALYPTMTVEKNIEYGLENNKVPKAERKRLITEIAETVGLTKHLHKKPEFLSGGERQRVALARAMVKKPAVFLMDEPLSNLDAKLRQQMRIELIELHKKLGATFIYVTHDQVEAMSMGTQIVLMDGGRIMQEDTPHGIYNEPRNMFTSHFIGTPPMNILDLARSGGILSEAPHGAEFFGFRPEKAKFVPEQGLAREQMLELDAVLGSRELLGSEVIYKAVLASGQSVAVKCFDSPERSLEPVKLYVNKEHLFFFDAQEQRIPADGSRAGVTVPSIGDTA; this comes from the coding sequence ATGAGCAGCATTGTACTGGAAAACGTAAGCAAAGCCTACGGCGATAAAAGCATCATAGAAGGACTGAATCTGACGATTGAGAGCGGAAGCTTCACCGTGCTGGTCGGGCCGTCCGGCTGCGGTAAATCGACGACGTTACGGATGATTGCCGGGCTGGAGGAGCAGACAGGCGGCCTGATCTCCATCGGCGGCAAAAGCATGAACCAGGTGGAGCCGGGCAAACGGAATCTGGCGATGGTCTTTCAGAACTATGCGCTGTACCCCACAATGACGGTGGAGAAGAACATCGAATACGGATTGGAAAATAATAAGGTGCCCAAAGCCGAGCGGAAGCGCCTGATCACTGAAATTGCGGAGACAGTGGGCTTAACCAAGCATCTGCACAAAAAGCCGGAGTTTCTCTCCGGCGGGGAGCGGCAGCGGGTCGCGCTGGCCCGGGCGATGGTCAAGAAGCCGGCGGTTTTCCTCATGGATGAGCCGTTGTCGAACCTCGATGCCAAGCTCCGCCAGCAGATGCGTATCGAGCTGATTGAGCTGCATAAGAAGCTGGGCGCGACCTTCATCTACGTTACGCATGATCAGGTGGAAGCGATGAGTATGGGCACACAGATTGTGCTGATGGACGGCGGGCGGATTATGCAGGAGGATACGCCGCACGGGATCTACAATGAGCCGCGTAATATGTTCACCAGCCATTTTATCGGCACGCCGCCGATGAACATTCTGGATCTTGCCCGGTCAGGCGGCATTCTTAGCGAAGCACCGCACGGGGCGGAATTCTTCGGGTTCCGGCCGGAAAAAGCAAAATTTGTGCCCGAGCAGGGGCTTGCGCGTGAGCAGATGCTTGAGCTGGATGCTGTTCTAGGCAGCCGCGAGCTGCTTGGCTCAGAGGTGATTTATAAAGCGGTGCTTGCAAGCGGGCAGAGCGTAGCCGTCAAATGCTTCGACAGTCCCGAGCGCAGCCTGGAGCCGGTTAAGCTGTATGTGAACAAGGAGCATTTATTCTTTTTCGACGCACAGGAGCAGCGGATTCCGGCAGACGGCAGCAGAGCAGGCGTGACTGTTCCTTCCATCGGGGACACAGCATGA
- a CDS encoding glycerophosphodiester phosphodiesterase family protein gives MNKTTILAHRGASAYAPENTMASFELARRMGAQGIELDVQLTRDGKLAVIHDHTIDRTSNGKGRVSELTLAELREYDFSYTFCGEYSTEGSRIPELKEVMQFAKEHQLYINIETKDYANPYGEINVRTAELVKASGYQEQTLISSINHNAMARLKREYPELRTAIAFMESYYRLDEYAASCQADVLHPYYLGVDAAFMEIAKSNGYEVNPWTVDDEAEILRLQQLGVTRIMTNRPDVGVAALSKVTV, from the coding sequence ATGAATAAGACCACGATCCTGGCCCACAGAGGGGCAAGCGCCTATGCGCCGGAGAACACGATGGCTTCTTTTGAGCTGGCCCGCCGTATGGGGGCGCAAGGAATTGAGCTGGATGTGCAGCTGACCCGGGACGGCAAGCTGGCCGTTATACATGACCACACGATCGACCGTACTTCAAACGGCAAAGGCCGGGTTAGCGAACTGACGCTGGCGGAGCTCCGGGAATATGACTTCTCGTACACCTTCTGCGGTGAGTACAGCACCGAAGGCAGCCGGATTCCTGAGCTTAAGGAAGTCATGCAGTTCGCCAAGGAGCATCAGCTGTACATCAACATTGAGACTAAGGATTATGCGAACCCATACGGGGAAATAAATGTCCGCACGGCAGAGCTGGTAAAAGCCAGCGGCTATCAGGAGCAGACGCTAATCTCTTCCATTAACCATAACGCAATGGCCCGGCTGAAGCGCGAGTATCCGGAGCTGCGGACGGCGATTGCTTTTATGGAAAGCTACTACCGGCTGGATGAATATGCGGCCAGCTGCCAGGCAGATGTGCTGCATCCGTATTATCTTGGCGTGGACGCGGCGTTCATGGAAATAGCCAAGAGCAACGGGTATGAGGTGAATCCGTGGACCGTGGATGACGAAGCGGAGATCCTGCGGCTGCAGCAGCTCGGCGTAACACGGATTATGACCAACCGGCCGGATGTCGGCGTGGCGGCGCTGAGCAAGGTGACGGTATAA
- a CDS encoding glycerophosphodiester phosphodiesterase yields MNNCKVLAHRGASAYAPENTMEAFRLAVEQGADGFEIDINLSKDGEIVVIHDDSIDRTSDGQGDITAYTLEELKAFNFNKGFAEKYTTARIPTLREVLELVKEHGLYLNIEVKDILSKMVLYAGLPGAAAELVREYGLTEQVIFSSFNHYSMVRLKNEYPEMKTGLLYIAGLYQGAEYAKLTKADALHPVFFGVNREAVEEARAAGVQVNAWTVNEPEHIGWMLAAGVDAIITDRPDVCIGLRG; encoded by the coding sequence ATGAACAACTGCAAGGTTTTGGCCCACCGCGGAGCAAGCGCTTATGCCCCTGAAAATACGATGGAAGCCTTCCGGCTGGCGGTTGAGCAGGGGGCAGACGGTTTTGAAATTGACATTAACCTCAGCAAGGACGGGGAAATCGTCGTCATTCATGATGACAGCATTGACCGGACCTCAGACGGACAGGGTGACATTACTGCCTACACCCTAGAGGAGCTGAAAGCCTTCAACTTTAATAAGGGTTTCGCAGAAAAATATACAACTGCACGCATCCCTACGCTTCGAGAGGTGCTGGAGCTGGTGAAGGAGCACGGGCTGTACCTGAACATTGAGGTCAAGGATATTCTGTCCAAAATGGTGCTGTACGCCGGGCTTCCCGGCGCAGCAGCTGAGCTGGTGCGGGAGTACGGGCTGACGGAGCAGGTGATTTTCTCCTCGTTCAATCATTACTCGATGGTGAGGCTGAAGAATGAGTATCCGGAGATGAAAACAGGCCTGCTGTACATTGCCGGACTGTACCAGGGGGCTGAATACGCCAAGCTGACCAAGGCTGACGCACTGCATCCTGTGTTCTTCGGAGTGAACCGTGAGGCTGTGGAGGAAGCCCGCGCAGCCGGAGTGCAGGTTAATGCCTGGACGGTGAATGAACCCGAGCATATTGGCTGGATGCTTGCGGCCGGAGTGGATGCGATTATTACGGACCGGCCGGATGTCTGCATCGGGCTGAGAGGGTAG
- a CDS encoding HAD-IIA family hydrolase, translating into MREMRWPQMDIASYEAYCFDLDGTVFIGDRLLPGVEQAVTELRRRGKKILFLTNSAVHTPLDCLNRLAAMGLSCREEEILTALYVSGMYFARQEPGARLYLVGEEVMHRQMELCGVAVTDEPAAATHVLIGMDRSFTYEKLRLGMTAARSGARLVAVNPDPVCPVPGGYIPDTWAIVKALEIAAGKPSELVMGKPSLYYAREALHKLGLAPEQCLMVGDRLETDILMGHSSGMHTALVLTGVSSRMDIEQMQIEPHYVLDTLADIVLPGIIHERTS; encoded by the coding sequence ATGAGAGAAATGAGGTGGCCGCAGATGGACATCGCTTCGTATGAGGCATATTGCTTTGATCTGGATGGAACTGTGTTCATAGGCGACCGGCTGCTTCCGGGAGTGGAGCAGGCAGTAACAGAGCTGCGCAGGCGCGGCAAAAAAATTCTTTTTCTCACCAACAGTGCGGTGCACACCCCGCTGGACTGCCTGAACCGGCTGGCCGCAATGGGCCTGAGTTGCCGGGAAGAGGAGATCTTGACCGCGCTTTATGTCAGCGGGATGTATTTTGCCAGGCAGGAGCCGGGGGCGAGACTGTACCTGGTCGGTGAAGAGGTGATGCACAGGCAGATGGAGCTGTGCGGCGTGGCTGTCACGGATGAACCGGCAGCGGCGACGCATGTGCTGATCGGCATGGACCGCAGCTTCACTTACGAGAAGCTGCGGCTAGGAATGACGGCGGCAAGATCGGGCGCCAGGCTGGTAGCCGTCAATCCCGATCCGGTCTGCCCGGTGCCGGGCGGATATATCCCCGATACCTGGGCCATTGTCAAGGCGTTGGAGATCGCAGCGGGGAAGCCGTCTGAGCTGGTGATGGGCAAGCCGTCACTGTACTACGCCCGGGAAGCACTGCATAAGCTGGGACTTGCCCCGGAGCAATGCCTGATGGTCGGCGACCGGCTGGAGACGGATATTCTGATGGGCCATAGCAGCGGCATGCACACCGCACTGGTGCTAACGGGAGTAAGCTCCCGCATGGATATTGAGCAGATGCAGATTGAACCGCATTATGTGCTGGACACGCTGGCCGATATTGTTCTGCCGGGGATCATACATGAAAGAACAAGCTAA
- a CDS encoding glycerol-3-phosphate responsive antiterminator, producing the protein MKHNPIIASITEESQIRQAISCTVKRVNLMTGNINNLGQLVRPLQEAGKQVFVHVEMVGGIGRDAAAIQYLAEAFKVDGIITTKSNAITTARQHGLASIQRVFAIDSAAIETALRMIKSSNPDEVELMPGLMPRIIREMKQRIKQPLIVGGLIRHGEEISSALESGADYVSIGDASLWKELKLHTAPRGGDDEKTQRSEIGVPI; encoded by the coding sequence ATGAAGCATAACCCCATCATTGCTTCCATTACAGAAGAATCGCAGATCAGGCAGGCTATAAGCTGCACGGTGAAAAGGGTAAACCTGATGACCGGCAACATTAACAATCTGGGACAGCTTGTACGGCCTTTGCAGGAGGCGGGCAAGCAAGTTTTTGTACACGTCGAGATGGTTGGCGGAATCGGGCGGGATGCGGCGGCGATCCAGTATCTTGCCGAGGCTTTTAAGGTAGACGGGATTATTACTACCAAAAGCAATGCAATCACCACAGCCAGACAGCATGGGCTGGCCAGTATCCAGCGGGTATTCGCAATCGACTCGGCGGCCATAGAAACCGCGCTGCGCATGATTAAGTCGAGCAATCCTGATGAAGTTGAGCTGATGCCCGGTCTGATGCCGAGGATTATCAGGGAGATGAAGCAGCGTATCAAGCAGCCTTTAATTGTCGGCGGGTTGATCCGGCACGGGGAAGAGATCAGCAGTGCACTGGAAAGCGGCGCAGACTATGTATCCATCGGCGACGCGTCATTATGGAAAGAACTGAAACTACATACAGCACCCCGGGGTGGAGACGATGAGAAAACCCAGCGGTCAGAAATCGGTGTTCCGATCTAA
- a CDS encoding metal-dependent hydrolase yields MKIIFHGHSCVQLEVGGKSLIIDPFISGNPAAVTKPEDIKTDAVLLTHAHADHILDAAPIAIANNAPVVATVELATYIGWKGVKQTIGMNIGGTVDLGFAKATMIHAFHTSGITLDDEQRIVYGGMPAGFIIEAEGKTVLHAGDTGLFSDMKMFGELYNIDLAILPMGGHFTMGPEHALIAAKWLNAKQVLPVHYNTFPPIRQDVASFVESLNKEGIAGTALEYGESLEL; encoded by the coding sequence ATGAAGATTATTTTTCACGGCCATTCCTGTGTACAGCTTGAGGTAGGCGGCAAGTCGCTGATTATCGATCCTTTTATTAGCGGTAACCCGGCTGCGGTGACGAAGCCTGAGGATATTAAGACAGATGCGGTGCTGCTGACCCATGCACATGCGGATCATATTCTGGATGCTGCGCCGATTGCGATTGCTAATAATGCGCCGGTGGTTGCGACTGTGGAGCTGGCTACGTATATCGGGTGGAAGGGGGTTAAGCAGACCATCGGGATGAACATCGGGGGAACGGTGGACCTTGGGTTTGCCAAGGCTACGATGATTCACGCTTTCCACACCAGCGGCATTACGCTGGACGATGAGCAGCGGATTGTTTACGGCGGGATGCCTGCGGGCTTCATTATTGAAGCAGAAGGTAAAACCGTACTGCATGCCGGCGACACCGGGCTGTTCAGCGATATGAAAATGTTCGGCGAGCTGTATAACATCGACCTGGCGATTCTTCCGATGGGCGGACATTTCACGATGGGGCCGGAGCATGCGCTGATTGCTGCTAAATGGCTGAACGCCAAGCAGGTGCTGCCGGTGCATTATAACACCTTCCCGCCGATCCGCCAGGATGTGGCCAGCTTTGTTGAATCTCTTAACAAGGAAGGGATTGCCGGTACGGCGCTTGAATACGGAGAGAGTCTGGAGCTGTAA
- a CDS encoding PaaX family transcriptional regulator C-terminal domain-containing protein yields MLSVEKTMLFLLSRVDQMSSQQFVEIYEQRGYTSTYIRNSLSRLKKEGYIASPARSLYCITSAGRAYIKSINSKPARYEQQWDHTWDVVMLEVPEQERKKRDAFRTAILQLGYGLLYNSVYISPWNYRQEVTEYVESLQLTGNVSILRGEFVEGTITPAKAWDIWQLDKLEALYLDKSAWITREFIPLADKAISSGEALPLFLLFLQIGEEMSGLIMADPSLPDELLPDGWPGKAVIAELQAQWRRLSAAMPRDSFYAQFT; encoded by the coding sequence GTGCTGTCTGTCGAAAAAACCATGCTCTTCCTGCTGTCCCGCGTGGACCAGATGAGCTCCCAGCAATTTGTCGAAATCTATGAACAAAGAGGCTACACCTCTACCTATATCCGCAACAGCCTGTCCCGCCTGAAAAAAGAGGGCTACATCGCCTCACCCGCCCGTTCCCTGTACTGCATAACCTCTGCCGGACGCGCCTACATCAAGTCCATTAACAGCAAGCCCGCCCGTTATGAACAGCAATGGGATCATACCTGGGATGTGGTCATGCTTGAAGTGCCGGAGCAGGAGCGCAAGAAACGGGATGCTTTTCGTACGGCTATTCTGCAGCTTGGCTATGGGCTTCTATATAACAGTGTCTACATCTCCCCCTGGAATTACCGCCAGGAAGTGACCGAGTATGTTGAGAGCCTGCAGCTCACCGGCAATGTCTCCATTCTGCGCGGCGAGTTTGTGGAAGGAACCATTACCCCGGCCAAGGCCTGGGACATCTGGCAGCTGGACAAGCTCGAAGCCCTTTACTTAGACAAAAGCGCCTGGATCACCCGGGAGTTTATCCCGCTTGCAGATAAGGCCATAAGCAGCGGTGAGGCACTGCCGCTGTTCCTGCTGTTCCTGCAGATCGGCGAAGAAATGAGCGGCCTGATTATGGCCGATCCTTCCCTGCCGGATGAGCTGCTGCCTGATGGCTGGCCCGGCAAAGCCGTTATCGCCGAGCTCCAGGCCCAGTGGCGCAGGCTGTCTGCAGCGATGCCGCGGGATTCCTTTTATGCACAGTTTACCTGA
- a CDS encoding thioredoxin domain-containing protein, translated as MALKEGQQANRLINEKSPYLLQHAHNPVDWYPWGEEAFVKAQAENKPIFLSVGYSTCHWCHVMERESFEDQDVAKLLNDNFVAIKVDREERPDIDGLYMSVCQALTGSGGWPLTVLLTPDKKPFYAGTYFPKRRMLGRIGLMDILEQIHTKWEQDGDALDKLGDELLADLQELDCKNAQQAGEGSGALPGEELLHEAFQLYQRQFDEEYGGFGNAPKFPTPHNLSFLLAYSQTYQQPEALRMVEKTLDSMYRGGIYDHIGFGFSRYSTDREWLVPHFEKMLYDNALLAIAYLEAFQITGKPLYAEIAEQIFTYVRRDMTSPEGAFYSAEDADSEGVEGKFYVFTRDELAEALDLEDMHSYCHVYGITPEGNFEGANIPNLLQGLPEDMAERMGMNPLGMKTRTGEWREKLFAYREERIHPLKDDKVLTAWNGLMIAALAKGAKALQKPEYAKAAAAAADFIWEQLRRREDGRLLARYRDGEAAILAYVDDYAFLIWGLTELYEATGQVIHLDRALQLKDGLLALFSDEEGGGFFFTGIDGEELPIRSKELYDGALPSGNSVAAKQLYKLSVITQDVELKAIAERTAAVLASAAGEYPPGYSMYLQAHLALLSGGREWVLSGKLEDPVLHSMLAQVQQTYLPDASLIVNYAGDDGEDLHTLLPHLQDKPAVDGQATAYECRNFACRAPLTSLDAVKELLATGRQV; from the coding sequence ATGGCACTCAAAGAAGGTCAACAGGCAAACCGACTAATAAATGAAAAATCCCCATACTTATTGCAGCACGCCCACAACCCCGTGGATTGGTATCCATGGGGGGAGGAGGCTTTTGTCAAGGCGCAGGCGGAGAACAAGCCGATCTTTTTATCTGTAGGCTATAGCACCTGCCATTGGTGTCACGTAATGGAGCGCGAATCCTTCGAAGACCAGGACGTAGCCAAGCTCCTCAACGACAACTTCGTAGCCATCAAAGTCGACCGCGAGGAACGGCCGGATATTGACGGGCTGTATATGTCGGTGTGTCAGGCGCTGACCGGGAGCGGGGGGTGGCCGCTGACGGTGCTGCTGACGCCGGACAAGAAGCCGTTTTATGCGGGGACGTATTTCCCGAAACGGCGGATGCTGGGGCGGATTGGACTTATGGATATTCTGGAGCAGATCCATACGAAATGGGAGCAGGACGGCGATGCGCTGGACAAGCTCGGCGATGAGCTGCTCGCAGATCTGCAGGAGCTGGACTGCAAGAATGCCCAGCAGGCAGGCGAAGGTAGCGGAGCGCTGCCTGGCGAAGAGTTGCTGCATGAGGCGTTCCAGCTATACCAGCGCCAGTTCGATGAGGAGTACGGCGGGTTCGGCAATGCGCCGAAGTTCCCGACGCCGCATAATCTGTCGTTCCTGCTGGCGTACAGCCAAACTTACCAGCAGCCGGAAGCGCTGCGGATGGTGGAGAAGACGCTGGACAGTATGTACCGCGGCGGGATTTACGACCACATCGGTTTTGGATTTTCCCGCTACTCTACGGACCGGGAGTGGCTGGTGCCGCACTTTGAGAAAATGCTCTACGATAACGCGCTGCTGGCCATCGCTTATCTGGAAGCTTTCCAGATTACCGGGAAGCCGCTGTATGCGGAGATTGCCGAGCAGATCTTTACGTATGTGCGGCGTGATATGACTTCGCCTGAAGGGGCATTTTACTCTGCTGAGGATGCTGATTCCGAAGGTGTAGAAGGCAAGTTCTACGTTTTCACCCGCGATGAGCTGGCGGAAGCGCTGGATTTGGAGGATATGCACTCGTACTGCCATGTGTATGGTATTACGCCAGAAGGTAACTTTGAAGGTGCCAATATTCCAAATCTATTGCAGGGTCTGCCGGAGGACATGGCTGAGCGAATGGGCATGAATCCGCTCGGTATGAAGACGCGGACTGGAGAGTGGCGCGAGAAGCTGTTCGCTTACCGCGAGGAGCGGATTCATCCACTGAAGGATGACAAGGTGCTTACCGCTTGGAACGGCCTGATGATCGCGGCACTGGCGAAAGGTGCAAAAGCGCTGCAAAAGCCGGAGTATGCCAAGGCTGCGGCAGCAGCGGCAGATTTCATCTGGGAGCAGCTGCGCCGGCGTGAGGATGGCCGCCTCTTGGCCCGTTACCGTGACGGGGAAGCGGCGATTCTTGCCTACGTGGATGACTATGCCTTCCTGATCTGGGGCCTGACTGAGCTGTACGAAGCTACAGGCCAAGTGATCCATCTGGACCGGGCGCTGCAGCTGAAGGATGGATTGCTTGCGCTGTTCAGCGACGAGGAAGGCGGGGGATTTTTCTTCACCGGCATAGACGGGGAAGAGCTGCCGATCCGCTCCAAGGAGCTGTATGACGGGGCGCTGCCGTCCGGTAACTCGGTTGCAGCCAAGCAGCTGTACAAGCTGTCGGTGATTACGCAGGATGTAGAGCTGAAGGCCATAGCCGAGCGGACTGCGGCAGTATTGGCCTCTGCGGCGGGAGAATATCCGCCCGGTTATTCTATGTACCTGCAGGCACATCTGGCGCTACTGTCCGGCGGACGCGAATGGGTGCTGTCCGGCAAGCTGGAGGACCCGGTGCTGCATAGCATGCTGGCTCAGGTCCAGCAGACTTACCTGCCGGATGCCTCGCTGATTGTCAACTATGCAGGCGATGACGGGGAAGACCTGCACACGCTCCTGCCTCATCTGCAGGATAAGCCGGCAGTGGATGGACAGGCTACGGCCTACGAATGCCGCAATTTTGCCTGCCGGGCCCCGCTTACCAGCCTTGATGCAGTCAAAGAGCTGCTGGCCACCGGCCGGCAGGTATAA
- a CDS encoding patatin-like phospholipase family protein, translating into MVYNFKNLVFEGGGVLGVAYIGVIEVLTNNNYNILPKIERVGGTSAGAIVALLVGLNYSFDNIRDELKRMDLKKFMDDDLLFTLNTARFLHTYGWFKGDTILHWIEEKIFEKTGSRDSTFADIQKLKVTRKFKDLYFVGTNLSTHFSKTFSHEETPDMRVADAVRISMSIPLFFEAVKYGGNIYADGGILMNYPIRLFDLEKYLSKPENGLNKEYYLERSDIKGKGSFNMETLGFRVDSKILKDVLSGAIPPKEHDISNMYEFTKNLVGTILDFQQNISLNSDDKARTVFIDSNEISSTNFSITSDQKEGLIKSGRENTLKYFELFNNPEVDWLNRPI; encoded by the coding sequence ATGGTGTACAATTTTAAAAATTTAGTCTTTGAGGGTGGCGGAGTTTTAGGGGTTGCGTATATAGGTGTTATAGAAGTGCTAACCAATAATAACTATAATATCTTGCCTAAGATTGAACGAGTAGGAGGAACCTCAGCAGGAGCCATTGTGGCGTTACTTGTCGGATTAAATTACTCATTTGATAATATAAGAGATGAATTGAAAAGAATGGATTTGAAAAAGTTCATGGATGACGATTTATTGTTTACGCTTAATACTGCGAGATTTTTGCATACTTACGGTTGGTTTAAGGGAGATACAATATTGCATTGGATTGAAGAAAAAATATTTGAAAAAACCGGAAGTCGAGATTCCACATTTGCAGACATACAAAAATTGAAGGTTACTAGGAAATTCAAAGACCTTTACTTCGTAGGGACTAACTTGTCAACTCACTTTTCCAAAACTTTTTCTCACGAGGAAACACCTGATATGCGAGTAGCAGATGCTGTACGAATTTCAATGTCAATACCTTTATTTTTCGAGGCAGTAAAGTACGGAGGGAATATTTATGCAGATGGCGGGATATTAATGAATTACCCGATAAGACTCTTTGATCTTGAAAAATATCTGAGTAAGCCAGAGAATGGACTTAATAAGGAATATTATCTGGAACGTAGCGATATAAAAGGGAAAGGTTCTTTTAACATGGAAACTCTTGGATTTAGAGTGGATTCAAAAATTTTAAAAGATGTACTATCTGGAGCAATACCGCCTAAAGAGCATGATATTAGTAATATGTATGAGTTTACAAAAAACTTAGTTGGGACGATTTTAGATTTTCAGCAAAATATAAGCCTAAATAGTGACGATAAAGCTCGCACTGTCTTCATTGATTCTAATGAGATCTCTTCAACCAACTTCAGTATAACTTCCGATCAAAAAGAAGGTTTGATTAAATCCGGAAGAGAGAATACATTGAAATATTTTGAACTCTTTAACAACCCTGAAGTTGATTGGTTGAATCGTCCAATCTAA
- a CDS encoding helix-turn-helix transcriptional regulator, with translation MYNRIRNLREDKDLTQQQMAELLHITQATYFRYENGNLDVPSAVLITLANFHKESIEFFFLRSNIHTL, from the coding sequence ATGTACAATAGAATCCGCAATCTGCGCGAAGACAAGGACCTGACGCAACAGCAAATGGCCGAGCTTTTACATATTACACAAGCCACTTATTTCCGCTACGAAAATGGGAATCTGGATGTGCCAAGTGCTGTTCTCATTACTCTCGCCAATTTCCATAAGGAAAGCATCGAATTCTTCTTTCTTAGATCCAACATTCATACATTATAG